One Orcinus orca chromosome 7, mOrcOrc1.1, whole genome shotgun sequence genomic window carries:
- the LRRFIP1 gene encoding leucine-rich repeat flightless-interacting protein 1 isoform X18 produces MTNPAAAQNQEIDCLSPEAQRLAEARLAAKRAARAEAREIRMKELERQQKEVEERPEKDFTEKGSRGLPGLSAATLASLGGTSSRRGSGDTSISIDTEASIREIKDSLAEVEEKYKKAMVSNAQLDNEKTNFMYQVDTLKDMMLELEEQLAESRRQYEEKTKEFEREKHAHSILQFQFAEVKEALKQREEMLEKHGIILNSEVATNGETSDPLNNVGYQGSTKMTKEELNALKATGDGTLGRANEVEVKDEMVENEGKREILQNTEQRQHKEDPGEDCVDTEVLHPGDTAEDQKTSEDSAPSPGTLVNSENEEQVQSQILENTSFFESTQQVESSEVINSELDGEIPGPGIGQRSSNALDTKNQSKESAEEWEKEKQEDFETNVEEVSVEPRQECAPLQISEVGRESSADTGEQSGNPTEAVPEAGLTGLGEQVGTVASSPPRGIDDTVSHREKCEVDAPEGLDPSSGHDLEKELTNQEVAEPKEVPIQSTEVGGENSEGEGKGRKLRDEKPIKPEVQAIPCSPEARSSPQEVTGPSTVDAESESLDVKEPDEEKNDQQGEAPDSSPKKTKNKKKKNKKKSPAPVETKEVQKELTFQNPDLSEVNEEQVELTDKKPVVEAQNEVTQTPNQDAAAGSSEHADGPENPTTELDGGLQQDDYGVNTKTRKAVADGDTLDFEDNTVQSSGTSASNKELEEGARKDDAEEDGTAPSRPPGPDNEEVPGSALLQHEGPSKDINDACRTKGTGERVTSENRGHTVRKVSDSVSLENDDVAPAGEVGDFNSESKEEMTGGHGKGRNKEDCALS; encoded by the exons GTTGAAGAGAGACCAGAAAAAGACTTCACGGAGAAG GGGTCTCGGGGGCTGCCTGGCCTGtctgcagccacactggcctccctggGTGGGACTTCCTCTCGAAGGGGCAGCGGGGACACCTCCATCTCCATTGACACTGAGGCCTCCATTAGGGAAATCAAG GACTCACTAGCAGaagttgaagaaaaatataagaaggCCATGGTTTCCAACGCTCAGCTAGACAATGAGAAGACAAACTTTATGTACCAGGTCGATACGCTAAAGGACATGATGCTGGAGCTTGAAGAGCAGCTGGCTGAGTCCAGGCGGCAGTACGAGGAGAAAACCAAA GAATTTGAAAGGGAAAAGCATGCCCACAGTATCCTCCAGTTTCAGTTTGCTGAGGTGAAAGAGGCCctgaagcaaagagaagaaatgcTTGAG AAACATGGAATAATCCTAAATTCAGAAGTAGCTACCAATGGAGAGACTTCAGACCCTCTAAATAATGTTGGCTACCAAGGTTCTACAAAGATGACAAAGGAAGAGTTAAATGCCCTCAAGGCAACAGGAGATGGGACGCTAG GAAGAGCCAATGAAGTGGAGGTGAAAGATGAAATGGTGGAGAATGAGGGGAAAAGAGAAATCTTGCAGAACACTGAGCAAAGACAGCACAAAGAGGACCCAGGAGAGGACTGTGTGGACACAGAGGTGTTACATCCTGGTGACACTGCCGAGGACCAGAAAACCTCTGAAGacagtgccccctccccaggaaCGTTAGTAAATTCTGAGAACGAGGAACAGGTTCAAAGCCAGATTCTGGAGAACACTTCCTTCTTTGAAAGCACACAGCAGGTTGAGTCAAGTGAGGTCATAAACAGTGAACTAGATGGTGAAATCCCAGGTCCTGGGATTGGGCAGCGCAGCAGTAATGCCTTGGATACCAAAAACCAAAGTAAAGAATCTGCAGAagagtgggaaaaagaaaaacaggaagattTTGAAACCAACGTGGAAGAGGTTAGCGTAGAACCACGTCAGGAATGTGCTCCTTTGCAAATATCTGAAGTTGGAAGGGAGAGCAGTGCAGACACTGGGGAGCAGAGTGGGAACCCCACAGAGGCTGTGCCGGAGGCAGGGCTCACTGGGTTGGGGGAGCAGGTGGGCACAGTAGCCTCAAGTCCTCCAAGGGGTATCGATGACACAGTGAGTCACCGTGAGAAGTGTGAGGTAGATGCTCCGGAAGGCTTGGACCCAAGCTCAGGGCATGATTTAGAGAAAGAACTCACCAACCAGGAAGTAGCTGAGCCCAAGGAGGTCCCGATTCAGAGCACAGAGGTAGGTGGGGAGAACAGTGAAGGGGAgggtaaaggaagaaaattaagggATGAGAAACCCATCAAGCCGGAAGTCCAAGCCATTCCTTGTTCTCCAGAAGCCAGAAGCAGCCCTCAGGAGGTGACAGGTCCAAGTACGGTAGATGCTGAAAGCGAATCCCTAGATGTGAAAGAGCCCGATGAGGAAAAGAATGACCAACAGGGAGAGGCACCGGATTCGTCGCCCAAGAAAAcgaagaacaagaaaaagaaaaacaagaaaaaatcccCAGCGCCTGTAGAAACCAAAGAGGTTCAGAAAGAGTTAACATTTCAAAACCCAGATTTAAGTGAAGTGAACGAAGAGCAGGTCGAACTTACTGACAAAAAGCCAGTTGTAGAAGCGCAAAATGAGGTCACTCAAACCCCAAACCAGGACGCCGCGGCAGGAAGCAGTGAACACGCCGATGGGCCAGAAAATCCTACAACTGAGCTGGATGGAGGACTTCAGCAAGACGATTATGGCGTAAACACTAAGACAAGGAAAGCAGTAGCTGATGGAGACACGTTGGATTTTGAAGATAATACAGTTCAGTCATCAGGCACCAGTGCCAGTAATAAAGAATTAGAGGAAGGTGCTAGAAAAGATGATGCTGAGGAAGACGGCACCGCTCCCAGCCGTCCTCCAGGTCCAGACAATGAGGAAGTGCCAGGCAGCGCCCTGCTCCAACATGAAGGTCCCTCGAAGGACATTAACGATGCCTGTCGAACAAAAGGCACAGGAGAGCGTGTGACATCAGAAAATCGAGGTCACACAGTCAGGAAGGTTTCAGACAGCGTTAGTCTAGAAAATGATGACGTGGCACCAGCAGGCGAGGTGGGGGACTTTAattcagaaagcaaggaagagatGACAGGTGGACACGGGAAGGGCAGAAACAAAGAGGACTGTGCCTTGTCGTAG
- the LRRFIP1 gene encoding leucine-rich repeat flightless-interacting protein 1 isoform X11, whose amino-acid sequence MGTQGSGRKRLPNRERLTAEDDALNQIAREAEARLAAKRAARAEAREIRMKELERQQKEVEERPEKDFTEKGSRGLPGLSAATLASLGGTSSRRGSGDTSISIDTEASIREIKELNELKDQIQDVEGKYMQGLKEMKDSLAEVEEKYKKAMVSNAQLDNEKTNFMYQVDTLKDMMLELEEQLAESRRQYEEKTKEFEREKHAHSILQFQFAEVKEALKQREEMLEEIRQLQQKQASYIREISDLQETIEWKDKKIGALERQKEFFDSIRSERDDLREEVVVLKEELKKHGIILNSEVATNGETSDPLNNVGYQGSTKMTKEELNALKATGDGTLGRANEVEVKDEMVENEGKREILQNTEQRQHKEDPGEDCVDTEVLHPGDTAEDQKTSEDSAPSPGTLVNSENEEQVQSQILENTSFFESTQQVESSEVINSELDGEIPGPGIGQRSSNALDTKNQSKESAEEWEKEKQEDFETNVEEVSVEPRQECAPLQISEVGRESSADTGEQSGNPTEAVPEAGLTGLGEQVGTVASSPPRGIDDTVSHREKCEVDAPEGLDPSSGHDLEKELTNQEVAEPKEVPIQSTEVGGENSEGEGKGRKLRDEKPIKPEVQAIPCSPEARSSPQEVTGPSTVDAESESLDVKEPDEEKNDQQGEAPDSSPKKTKNKKKKNKKKSPAPVETKEVQKELTFQNPDLSEVNEEQVELTDKKPVVEAQNEVTQTPNQDAAAGSSEHADGPENPTTELDGGLQQDDYGVNTKTRKAVADGDTLDFEDNTVQSSGTSASNKELEEGARKDDAEEDGTAPSRPPGPDNEEVPGSALLQHEGPSKDINDACRTKGTGERVTSENRGHTVRKVSDSVSLENDDVAPAGEVGDFNSESKEEMTGGHGKGRNKEDCALS is encoded by the exons GTTGAAGAGAGACCAGAAAAAGACTTCACGGAGAAG GGGTCTCGGGGGCTGCCTGGCCTGtctgcagccacactggcctccctggGTGGGACTTCCTCTCGAAGGGGCAGCGGGGACACCTCCATCTCCATTGACACTGAGGCCTCCATTAGGGAAATCAAG GAGCTCAATGAGTTAAAGGACCAGATTCAGGATGTAGAAGGCAAATACATGCAGGGATTGAAGGAGATGAAG GACTCACTAGCAGaagttgaagaaaaatataagaaggCCATGGTTTCCAACGCTCAGCTAGACAATGAGAAGACAAACTTTATGTACCAGGTCGATACGCTAAAGGACATGATGCTGGAGCTTGAAGAGCAGCTGGCTGAGTCCAGGCGGCAGTACGAGGAGAAAACCAAA GAATTTGAAAGGGAAAAGCATGCCCACAGTATCCTCCAGTTTCAGTTTGCTGAGGTGAAAGAGGCCctgaagcaaagagaagaaatgcTTGAG GAAATCCGACAGCTACAGCAGAAACAGGCGAGTTATATCAGGGAGATTTCTGATCTTCAGGAAACAATAGAATGGAAAGACAAAAAGATAGGG GCATTAGAGAGGCAGAAAGAGTTCTTTGATTCCATAAGGAGTGAACGAGACGATCTTAGAGAAGAAGTAGTCGtgctgaaagaggaattaaag AAACATGGAATAATCCTAAATTCAGAAGTAGCTACCAATGGAGAGACTTCAGACCCTCTAAATAATGTTGGCTACCAAGGTTCTACAAAGATGACAAAGGAAGAGTTAAATGCCCTCAAGGCAACAGGAGATGGGACGCTAG GAAGAGCCAATGAAGTGGAGGTGAAAGATGAAATGGTGGAGAATGAGGGGAAAAGAGAAATCTTGCAGAACACTGAGCAAAGACAGCACAAAGAGGACCCAGGAGAGGACTGTGTGGACACAGAGGTGTTACATCCTGGTGACACTGCCGAGGACCAGAAAACCTCTGAAGacagtgccccctccccaggaaCGTTAGTAAATTCTGAGAACGAGGAACAGGTTCAAAGCCAGATTCTGGAGAACACTTCCTTCTTTGAAAGCACACAGCAGGTTGAGTCAAGTGAGGTCATAAACAGTGAACTAGATGGTGAAATCCCAGGTCCTGGGATTGGGCAGCGCAGCAGTAATGCCTTGGATACCAAAAACCAAAGTAAAGAATCTGCAGAagagtgggaaaaagaaaaacaggaagattTTGAAACCAACGTGGAAGAGGTTAGCGTAGAACCACGTCAGGAATGTGCTCCTTTGCAAATATCTGAAGTTGGAAGGGAGAGCAGTGCAGACACTGGGGAGCAGAGTGGGAACCCCACAGAGGCTGTGCCGGAGGCAGGGCTCACTGGGTTGGGGGAGCAGGTGGGCACAGTAGCCTCAAGTCCTCCAAGGGGTATCGATGACACAGTGAGTCACCGTGAGAAGTGTGAGGTAGATGCTCCGGAAGGCTTGGACCCAAGCTCAGGGCATGATTTAGAGAAAGAACTCACCAACCAGGAAGTAGCTGAGCCCAAGGAGGTCCCGATTCAGAGCACAGAGGTAGGTGGGGAGAACAGTGAAGGGGAgggtaaaggaagaaaattaagggATGAGAAACCCATCAAGCCGGAAGTCCAAGCCATTCCTTGTTCTCCAGAAGCCAGAAGCAGCCCTCAGGAGGTGACAGGTCCAAGTACGGTAGATGCTGAAAGCGAATCCCTAGATGTGAAAGAGCCCGATGAGGAAAAGAATGACCAACAGGGAGAGGCACCGGATTCGTCGCCCAAGAAAAcgaagaacaagaaaaagaaaaacaagaaaaaatcccCAGCGCCTGTAGAAACCAAAGAGGTTCAGAAAGAGTTAACATTTCAAAACCCAGATTTAAGTGAAGTGAACGAAGAGCAGGTCGAACTTACTGACAAAAAGCCAGTTGTAGAAGCGCAAAATGAGGTCACTCAAACCCCAAACCAGGACGCCGCGGCAGGAAGCAGTGAACACGCCGATGGGCCAGAAAATCCTACAACTGAGCTGGATGGAGGACTTCAGCAAGACGATTATGGCGTAAACACTAAGACAAGGAAAGCAGTAGCTGATGGAGACACGTTGGATTTTGAAGATAATACAGTTCAGTCATCAGGCACCAGTGCCAGTAATAAAGAATTAGAGGAAGGTGCTAGAAAAGATGATGCTGAGGAAGACGGCACCGCTCCCAGCCGTCCTCCAGGTCCAGACAATGAGGAAGTGCCAGGCAGCGCCCTGCTCCAACATGAAGGTCCCTCGAAGGACATTAACGATGCCTGTCGAACAAAAGGCACAGGAGAGCGTGTGACATCAGAAAATCGAGGTCACACAGTCAGGAAGGTTTCAGACAGCGTTAGTCTAGAAAATGATGACGTGGCACCAGCAGGCGAGGTGGGGGACTTTAattcagaaagcaaggaagagatGACAGGTGGACACGGGAAGGGCAGAAACAAAGAGGACTGTGCCTTGTCGTAG
- the LRRFIP1 gene encoding leucine-rich repeat flightless-interacting protein 1 isoform X17, protein MLALTPAGRAVWSPWKPALSPCDALAGYPDQQVLRDSGEAEARLAAKRAARAEAREIRMKELERQQKEVEERPEKDFTEKGSRGLPGLSAATLASLGGTSSRRGSGDTSISIDTEASIREIKDSLAEVEEKYKKAMVSNAQLDNEKTNFMYQVDTLKDMMLELEEQLAESRRQYEEKTKEFEREKHAHSILQFQFAEVKEALKQREEMLEKHGIILNSEVATNGETSDPLNNVGYQGSTKMTKEELNALKATGDGTLGRANEVEVKDEMVENEGKREILQNTEQRQHKEDPGEDCVDTEVLHPGDTAEDQKTSEDSAPSPGTLVNSENEEQVQSQILENTSFFESTQQVESSEVINSELDGEIPGPGIGQRSSNALDTKNQSKESAEEWEKEKQEDFETNVEEVSVEPRQECAPLQISEVGRESSADTGEQSGNPTEAVPEAGLTGLGEQVGTVASSPPRGIDDTVSHREKCEVDAPEGLDPSSGHDLEKELTNQEVAEPKEVPIQSTEVGGENSEGEGKGRKLRDEKPIKPEVQAIPCSPEARSSPQEVTGPSTVDAESESLDVKEPDEEKNDQQGEAPDSSPKKTKNKKKKNKKKSPAPVETKEVQKELTFQNPDLSEVNEEQVELTDKKPVVEAQNEVTQTPNQDAAAGSSEHADGPENPTTELDGGLQQDDYGVNTKTRKAVADGDTLDFEDNTVQSSGTSASNKELEEGARKDDAEEDGTAPSRPPGPDNEEVPGSALLQHEGPSKDINDACRTKGTGERVTSENRGHTVRKVSDSVSLENDDVAPAGEVGDFNSESKEEMTGGHGKGRNKEDCALS, encoded by the exons GTTGAAGAGAGACCAGAAAAAGACTTCACGGAGAAG GGGTCTCGGGGGCTGCCTGGCCTGtctgcagccacactggcctccctggGTGGGACTTCCTCTCGAAGGGGCAGCGGGGACACCTCCATCTCCATTGACACTGAGGCCTCCATTAGGGAAATCAAG GACTCACTAGCAGaagttgaagaaaaatataagaaggCCATGGTTTCCAACGCTCAGCTAGACAATGAGAAGACAAACTTTATGTACCAGGTCGATACGCTAAAGGACATGATGCTGGAGCTTGAAGAGCAGCTGGCTGAGTCCAGGCGGCAGTACGAGGAGAAAACCAAA GAATTTGAAAGGGAAAAGCATGCCCACAGTATCCTCCAGTTTCAGTTTGCTGAGGTGAAAGAGGCCctgaagcaaagagaagaaatgcTTGAG AAACATGGAATAATCCTAAATTCAGAAGTAGCTACCAATGGAGAGACTTCAGACCCTCTAAATAATGTTGGCTACCAAGGTTCTACAAAGATGACAAAGGAAGAGTTAAATGCCCTCAAGGCAACAGGAGATGGGACGCTAG GAAGAGCCAATGAAGTGGAGGTGAAAGATGAAATGGTGGAGAATGAGGGGAAAAGAGAAATCTTGCAGAACACTGAGCAAAGACAGCACAAAGAGGACCCAGGAGAGGACTGTGTGGACACAGAGGTGTTACATCCTGGTGACACTGCCGAGGACCAGAAAACCTCTGAAGacagtgccccctccccaggaaCGTTAGTAAATTCTGAGAACGAGGAACAGGTTCAAAGCCAGATTCTGGAGAACACTTCCTTCTTTGAAAGCACACAGCAGGTTGAGTCAAGTGAGGTCATAAACAGTGAACTAGATGGTGAAATCCCAGGTCCTGGGATTGGGCAGCGCAGCAGTAATGCCTTGGATACCAAAAACCAAAGTAAAGAATCTGCAGAagagtgggaaaaagaaaaacaggaagattTTGAAACCAACGTGGAAGAGGTTAGCGTAGAACCACGTCAGGAATGTGCTCCTTTGCAAATATCTGAAGTTGGAAGGGAGAGCAGTGCAGACACTGGGGAGCAGAGTGGGAACCCCACAGAGGCTGTGCCGGAGGCAGGGCTCACTGGGTTGGGGGAGCAGGTGGGCACAGTAGCCTCAAGTCCTCCAAGGGGTATCGATGACACAGTGAGTCACCGTGAGAAGTGTGAGGTAGATGCTCCGGAAGGCTTGGACCCAAGCTCAGGGCATGATTTAGAGAAAGAACTCACCAACCAGGAAGTAGCTGAGCCCAAGGAGGTCCCGATTCAGAGCACAGAGGTAGGTGGGGAGAACAGTGAAGGGGAgggtaaaggaagaaaattaagggATGAGAAACCCATCAAGCCGGAAGTCCAAGCCATTCCTTGTTCTCCAGAAGCCAGAAGCAGCCCTCAGGAGGTGACAGGTCCAAGTACGGTAGATGCTGAAAGCGAATCCCTAGATGTGAAAGAGCCCGATGAGGAAAAGAATGACCAACAGGGAGAGGCACCGGATTCGTCGCCCAAGAAAAcgaagaacaagaaaaagaaaaacaagaaaaaatcccCAGCGCCTGTAGAAACCAAAGAGGTTCAGAAAGAGTTAACATTTCAAAACCCAGATTTAAGTGAAGTGAACGAAGAGCAGGTCGAACTTACTGACAAAAAGCCAGTTGTAGAAGCGCAAAATGAGGTCACTCAAACCCCAAACCAGGACGCCGCGGCAGGAAGCAGTGAACACGCCGATGGGCCAGAAAATCCTACAACTGAGCTGGATGGAGGACTTCAGCAAGACGATTATGGCGTAAACACTAAGACAAGGAAAGCAGTAGCTGATGGAGACACGTTGGATTTTGAAGATAATACAGTTCAGTCATCAGGCACCAGTGCCAGTAATAAAGAATTAGAGGAAGGTGCTAGAAAAGATGATGCTGAGGAAGACGGCACCGCTCCCAGCCGTCCTCCAGGTCCAGACAATGAGGAAGTGCCAGGCAGCGCCCTGCTCCAACATGAAGGTCCCTCGAAGGACATTAACGATGCCTGTCGAACAAAAGGCACAGGAGAGCGTGTGACATCAGAAAATCGAGGTCACACAGTCAGGAAGGTTTCAGACAGCGTTAGTCTAGAAAATGATGACGTGGCACCAGCAGGCGAGGTGGGGGACTTTAattcagaaagcaaggaagagatGACAGGTGGACACGGGAAGGGCAGAAACAAAGAGGACTGTGCCTTGTCGTAG
- the LRRFIP1 gene encoding leucine-rich repeat flightless-interacting protein 1 isoform X12, translated as MTNPAAAQNQEIDCLSPEAQRLAEARLAAKRAARAEAREIRMKELERQQKEVEERPEKDFTEKGSRGLPGLSAATLASLGGTSSRRGSGDTSISIDTEASIREIKELNELKDQIQDVEGKYMQGLKEMKDSLAEVEEKYKKAMVSNAQLDNEKTNFMYQVDTLKDMMLELEEQLAESRRQYEEKTKEFEREKHAHSILQFQFAEVKEALKQREEMLEEIRQLQQKQASYIREISDLQETIEWKDKKIGALERQKEFFDSIRSERDDLREEVVVLKEELKKHGIILNSEVATNGETSDPLNNVGYQGSTKMTKEELNALKATGDGTLGRANEVEVKDEMVENEGKREILQNTEQRQHKEDPGEDCVDTEVLHPGDTAEDQKTSEDSAPSPGTLVNSENEEQVQSQILENTSFFESTQQVESSEVINSELDGEIPGPGIGQRSSNALDTKNQSKESAEEWEKEKQEDFETNVEEVSVEPRQECAPLQISEVGRESSADTGEQSGNPTEAVPEAGLTGLGEQVGTVASSPPRGIDDTVSHREKCEVDAPEGLDPSSGHDLEKELTNQEVAEPKEVPIQSTEVGGENSEGEGKGRKLRDEKPIKPEVQAIPCSPEARSSPQEVTGPSTVDAESESLDVKEPDEEKNDQQGEAPDSSPKKTKNKKKKNKKKSPAPVETKEVQKELTFQNPDLSEVNEEQVELTDKKPVVEAQNEVTQTPNQDAAAGSSEHADGPENPTTELDGGLQQDDYGVNTKTRKAVADGDTLDFEDNTVQSSGTSASNKELEEGARKDDAEEDGTAPSRPPGPDNEEVPGSALLQHEGPSKDINDACRTKGTGERVTSENRGHTVRKVSDSVSLENDDVAPAGEVGDFNSESKEEMTGGHGKGRNKEDCALS; from the exons GTTGAAGAGAGACCAGAAAAAGACTTCACGGAGAAG GGGTCTCGGGGGCTGCCTGGCCTGtctgcagccacactggcctccctggGTGGGACTTCCTCTCGAAGGGGCAGCGGGGACACCTCCATCTCCATTGACACTGAGGCCTCCATTAGGGAAATCAAG GAGCTCAATGAGTTAAAGGACCAGATTCAGGATGTAGAAGGCAAATACATGCAGGGATTGAAGGAGATGAAG GACTCACTAGCAGaagttgaagaaaaatataagaaggCCATGGTTTCCAACGCTCAGCTAGACAATGAGAAGACAAACTTTATGTACCAGGTCGATACGCTAAAGGACATGATGCTGGAGCTTGAAGAGCAGCTGGCTGAGTCCAGGCGGCAGTACGAGGAGAAAACCAAA GAATTTGAAAGGGAAAAGCATGCCCACAGTATCCTCCAGTTTCAGTTTGCTGAGGTGAAAGAGGCCctgaagcaaagagaagaaatgcTTGAG GAAATCCGACAGCTACAGCAGAAACAGGCGAGTTATATCAGGGAGATTTCTGATCTTCAGGAAACAATAGAATGGAAAGACAAAAAGATAGGG GCATTAGAGAGGCAGAAAGAGTTCTTTGATTCCATAAGGAGTGAACGAGACGATCTTAGAGAAGAAGTAGTCGtgctgaaagaggaattaaag AAACATGGAATAATCCTAAATTCAGAAGTAGCTACCAATGGAGAGACTTCAGACCCTCTAAATAATGTTGGCTACCAAGGTTCTACAAAGATGACAAAGGAAGAGTTAAATGCCCTCAAGGCAACAGGAGATGGGACGCTAG GAAGAGCCAATGAAGTGGAGGTGAAAGATGAAATGGTGGAGAATGAGGGGAAAAGAGAAATCTTGCAGAACACTGAGCAAAGACAGCACAAAGAGGACCCAGGAGAGGACTGTGTGGACACAGAGGTGTTACATCCTGGTGACACTGCCGAGGACCAGAAAACCTCTGAAGacagtgccccctccccaggaaCGTTAGTAAATTCTGAGAACGAGGAACAGGTTCAAAGCCAGATTCTGGAGAACACTTCCTTCTTTGAAAGCACACAGCAGGTTGAGTCAAGTGAGGTCATAAACAGTGAACTAGATGGTGAAATCCCAGGTCCTGGGATTGGGCAGCGCAGCAGTAATGCCTTGGATACCAAAAACCAAAGTAAAGAATCTGCAGAagagtgggaaaaagaaaaacaggaagattTTGAAACCAACGTGGAAGAGGTTAGCGTAGAACCACGTCAGGAATGTGCTCCTTTGCAAATATCTGAAGTTGGAAGGGAGAGCAGTGCAGACACTGGGGAGCAGAGTGGGAACCCCACAGAGGCTGTGCCGGAGGCAGGGCTCACTGGGTTGGGGGAGCAGGTGGGCACAGTAGCCTCAAGTCCTCCAAGGGGTATCGATGACACAGTGAGTCACCGTGAGAAGTGTGAGGTAGATGCTCCGGAAGGCTTGGACCCAAGCTCAGGGCATGATTTAGAGAAAGAACTCACCAACCAGGAAGTAGCTGAGCCCAAGGAGGTCCCGATTCAGAGCACAGAGGTAGGTGGGGAGAACAGTGAAGGGGAgggtaaaggaagaaaattaagggATGAGAAACCCATCAAGCCGGAAGTCCAAGCCATTCCTTGTTCTCCAGAAGCCAGAAGCAGCCCTCAGGAGGTGACAGGTCCAAGTACGGTAGATGCTGAAAGCGAATCCCTAGATGTGAAAGAGCCCGATGAGGAAAAGAATGACCAACAGGGAGAGGCACCGGATTCGTCGCCCAAGAAAAcgaagaacaagaaaaagaaaaacaagaaaaaatcccCAGCGCCTGTAGAAACCAAAGAGGTTCAGAAAGAGTTAACATTTCAAAACCCAGATTTAAGTGAAGTGAACGAAGAGCAGGTCGAACTTACTGACAAAAAGCCAGTTGTAGAAGCGCAAAATGAGGTCACTCAAACCCCAAACCAGGACGCCGCGGCAGGAAGCAGTGAACACGCCGATGGGCCAGAAAATCCTACAACTGAGCTGGATGGAGGACTTCAGCAAGACGATTATGGCGTAAACACTAAGACAAGGAAAGCAGTAGCTGATGGAGACACGTTGGATTTTGAAGATAATACAGTTCAGTCATCAGGCACCAGTGCCAGTAATAAAGAATTAGAGGAAGGTGCTAGAAAAGATGATGCTGAGGAAGACGGCACCGCTCCCAGCCGTCCTCCAGGTCCAGACAATGAGGAAGTGCCAGGCAGCGCCCTGCTCCAACATGAAGGTCCCTCGAAGGACATTAACGATGCCTGTCGAACAAAAGGCACAGGAGAGCGTGTGACATCAGAAAATCGAGGTCACACAGTCAGGAAGGTTTCAGACAGCGTTAGTCTAGAAAATGATGACGTGGCACCAGCAGGCGAGGTGGGGGACTTTAattcagaaagcaaggaagagatGACAGGTGGACACGGGAAGGGCAGAAACAAAGAGGACTGTGCCTTGTCGTAG